The sequence below is a genomic window from Rhinopithecus roxellana isolate Shanxi Qingling chromosome 19, ASM756505v1, whole genome shotgun sequence.
CTAGAGAGGGTGTGCTCAGACCTGAGGGCCCCTCCGCCTCCAGAGGAAGCCAGATACAGGGCTCTATGAGGTCACACTGCGGGCTCCGCTCTTATTGGCCAGGGGACAGTGGTTGCAGGGCTCTGCTCTCCTGCGGCTATGGGCCAGGGTTGGGCTACTGCAGGACTTCccaacctcctcttcctgctgCTCTGCTACGGGCACCCCCTGCTGGTCCCCAGCCAGCAGGCAACCCGACAGGTGACAGTCACCCATGGAACAAGCAGCCAGGCGACAGCCAGCAGCCAGACAACCACCCACCAGGCGACGGCCCGCCAGACATCAGCCCAGAGTCCAAGTGGGACCatgcaggggaggggcagggtgcCAGGGGTGGGAGAGGCAGGGCCGGGTAGGGACAGGGGCAGGGTACAAGGGAGTGGGAGAGGGATAATGGCTTCTGGTGAGACCACAAACCTGgagaggggaggcagaggtttgtctGTTTCCCTCCACTCTGTCCCGCAGACCTGGTGACCgatgaggctgaggccagcaagTTCGTGGAGGAATATGACCGGACATCCCAGGTGGTGTGGAACGAGTATGCCGAGGCCAACTGGAACTACAACACCAACATTACCACAGAGACCAGCAAGATTCTGGTGGGAGCCACCTCTCCACCCCCAAacctgtgcatgtgcacacacacagaaacgcTGTCCCACTCACCATGAAGTGGGGCTGCCACCACGTtttaaattgaatatttaaaacaatactcagtttcgggccgggcgcagtggctcatgcctgtaatcccagcactttgggaggctgaggcgggcagatcacgaggtcaggagatcgaggccatcctggttaacatggtgaaaccccatctctactcaaaatacaaaaaattagctgggcgtggtggcgggcacctgtagtcctagtactcaggaggctgaggcaggagaatgtcgtgaacccgggaggcggagtttgcagtgagccaagatggtgccacggcactccagcctgagcaacagagggatactcttgtcttttttaaaaaaaaaaaaaaagctcaatttCAGATTCTGGTGGACATTTACTCAATGCCTGAGCAGttcttctttccttaaaaatcagtctctgggaggcccaggtgggaggatcacttgaggccaggagttggagaccagcttgggcaacatggcaagatccagtctgtattcaaacaaacaaacaaaaatcaatctcTAGTAACAGAATAATTTGTACATAAATAAGTGGTGCTCAAGTCGTTTTTTAAGACATTGAAAGCCCCCGTTTGTCTCCTCTACAAAAGGGGCTACACTTCCTCTCTACCCTCACTCCCTGCCTATTTGACTGAGCACCAATTATGCCACAGTGAGCCACACACCTACTGTCCCTTGGTACTTCAGTCGGTTGCCTCATCTTTTTCTCAAGAGCCTTGCAAAATTGGTGaacttattcccattttacagatgggattTGATATTaactctgaggctcagagaggccacaGAGCTGATACCAAGCTGGCTCCTTCCTAAGGACCTTTAAGGGGGTCTTCTCTTCCCTGCCCTGCCTGGATATGTGCTGCTTGACCACAGGCATCTGGGGAGGGTGAGTACTGCATCCAGGATGTTATCGGCAGTCCAGCTTGCACAGGGTCTTATCGGCAAAGGTTGCAACTTAATCCCATTGCCctctcaccaccacctccagcccTCAGCTCCCACTTGGGGCCTCCCATTCAGAGGCTGCTCTGGAGCTCCTGGGCCCCATGACACTATCCCCCTGTGCCCTCAGCTGCAGAAGAACATGCAAATAGCCAACCATACTCTGAAGTACGGCACCCAGGCCAGGAGGTTTGATGTGAACCACTTCCAGAACACCACTATCAAGCGGATCATAAAGAAGGTTCAGGACCTAGAACGGGCAGCGCTGcctgcccaggagctggaggaggtgTGTGGCTTGCAAGGAACAGGGAGAGGGGAATCCTGGGGCAGTGAACCCAACACAGGGTCAGGCCTGGCCTTCACATTGCTTCCTCTTCTTTGTTATATCAAGTCATGGCATCTGCCATGCGACGTGCACCTCAGAATTGCCGAGAAGGCAGCGCTCCCCAGCTCCCTGGCTCCCCGGCTCCCCACCCGCCAGCCCATGGGGCCTGGGGGCAGTGCAGGCCACAGAGAGACCAAGCACAAAGGAGTACAGCTCAatgcctctctccttcctcctgcagTATAACAAGATCCTGTTGGACATGGAAACCACCTACAGCGTGGCCACTGTATGCCGCACGAATGGCAGCTGCCTGCAGCTGGAGCCAGGTGAGGGCTCACGTGCAGGCTGAGTGAGAGGCTAGGGCTGGGGCTGGCATGGGGCCCGGGGGTGCTGGGTGAGAGCACAGAGTTGGGCTCCCGTCGCTCTTGGAGTCAGCGTGCCCAGGAAATGCCCTTCCTTGTTTTCCACAAGGGGGGCTTCTTTGCCCCACTGAGAACCGACACCTACTTCATACCACACCCCGATCTGCTGCCCCTCCCTCAGAACCACCCTCTACTTAAGGGTATCCAATCTCTCCGGTCCTCTCTGCATGTCACCCCTCAGAGCAGCAGGATCTCAAAGTTGTATTTCATGGGCTTGGACTCCACATTGGGGGAACTCGGGGGCTCTAGCTCCCCCCGGCCTCCTTTCGTGATCCTGCCCTTGACTtcactttctctgtctttcctgagCCCCTCTCCCAGCATGTGACTgctaaggaaactgagtcacacagCCGCTGAAAGCACCAGACTAGAACCTGAGTCTCTGATTCCTCTCACTTCCTTCCCCGACCCCGccacttcctgctggataggagTAGACAGCTCTTGGCTGTCCTCTCTGCTCTCCCCACCGGCTGGTCCTTCTTACCCCAGCCCCTTTGAAAGAGCTCACCCCCGGCACAAGGACCCACGCACAGAAACCTCCCAGCTCCCTCTCAACCCACCCTTTCCAGGGCTGGAGAACTTAAGGCATAAACATTCTTCCATGAAGAATCTCCACCCAGAAATGGGTCTTTCTGGCCCCCAGCCCAGCTCCCACATTACGACAATGACAAATAGAAggggaaatggaaaataaacaggAGAAAAAGTTTTCCCAGGACAGGGTTTGGCCTACAAGTTGTGGATGTGGGTACGCATGCCAAGTCGGGTGGaggctggccgggtgcggtggctcatgcctgtaatcccagcactttgggaggccgaggtgaatggatcactcgaggccaggagtttgagaccagcctggccaacacggtgaaaccccatctctactaaaaatacaaaagttagctgggtgtggtggcagatgcttgtagtcccagctacttgggaggctgaggcatgagaatcgcttgagcccagcctgggcaatatagcaagacaccatctctacaaataaaatacaaaaaattagttggatgtggtggtgcacgcctatagtcctagctactagggaggctgagatggaaggattgcttaagcctggaaggtcaaggctgcagtgagccatgatggcaccactgcactccagcctgggcgacagagtgagaccctgtctcaaaaaaaaaaaaaagaaagaaaggagagaggctCAAGCACGTCCCTCACGGGACTGCTAAGACCCTGCAGGTGTCTGCAGCATGTGGCCCTAGGCAGAGGACCCTGTAAGCCAGGGCTGGAGAGCCACTCCCATCCTTTCTCCCATTTCTCTAGACCTGCTGCCTATACGGTCACTTTTATGTGGTCTTGCCAATTTTATTCCAGTTCTGAAATTCTCTGAGCTCCCCTTACAAGCAGAGGTGAGCTAAGGGCTGGAGCTCAAGCCATTCAATCCCCTACCAGATCTGACGAATGTGATGGCCACGTCCCGGAAATATGAAGAACTGTTGTGGGCGTGGGAGGGCTGGCGAGACAAGGCTGGGAGAGCCATCGTCCAGTTTTACCCAAAATATGTGGAACTGATCAACCAGGCTGCCCGGCTCAATGGTGAGTCCCTGCTGCCAACACCACTGGCGCTCGGGTcccctcaggttcctcaaagaggtGCTGTGAGACCCCAAGCCTGGGTGAAGGTAGGTCCCTGGAGGAGGCAGGTAATGAGGTGTTGGGAGAGCATGGCTGTGTCCCCTCTGTAGGCTATGTAGATGCCGGGGACTCGTGGAGGTCTATGTACGAGACACCATCCCTGGAGCAAGACCTGGAGCGGCTCTTCCAGGAGCTGCAACCGCTGTACCTGAACCTGCATGCCTACGTGCGCCGGGCCCTGCACCGCCACTACGGGGCCCAGCACGTCAATCTGGAGGGGCCCATCCCTGCTCACCTGCTGGGTAAGGGCACATGTCGGGCCTTGAGGAGGGTAAAGATGGACCACAGTGTGAGTGAGGGCTGGGACAGGGCTGACTAGAGGGTAGGGAGCAGGCTGGAGAGTGAGAGACTCCAGCCCTGGGGGgaaggttgcccaggctggagaggggTGGGCACTGGGAGTGGGGAGCCCCCCACTTGCATCTGGTTCCACATTCACTGCAGATCTATGTTGGGCAAGTCACCATAGATGGGGGGAGAAGTTAATAATCTTGTCCAGGAGACCACAGCACCCATCACAACAGTGTGTGATCTTGGAGGGTGAGGAAGGGGCTGTGAGCGGGAGTTGAGGAGGCTTTGCCAAGAGGTGGCCTGTGAGCAGGGCCTTGGAAGATGACAGGGTTTGACAGATGGGAAGTAGGGGATGAGAGGAGAGGCTCAGTGTTCAGGCCAAGGGAACTGGAACAAAGAAGAACCTGAGAATGTAAATCCACTTCAACCCTGGACCCTCCTTTGCCAAGGGCTGCAATCTCAGATGCCCTGAATGTGTGAAGTAGGCGGTGAGGACAGTAAAGGATGGTAGGCAGTAAGAGGCAGTAAGGCAAAGCAGAGGCTACTGGTTCTCTGTCCCTGATGGGCTGTTAGGAACACTTTCCTGGAGCAGAGAGACCAGACAGGCCCTCAGACCATTTAGAAACCATAAGGGAGGCCCCAGAGGATGGCCTGGCTGCGGGTCTAGCTCCTACACAGGCTGGGAGTCCAGCCCTGTTCAGCCCCTCTCTGGTGAGACCAGAGAACATCTGGTGATGTCACAGTGGACATCAGTTCACCAACTGGGAAACGCAGGCCCCAGGAAGAAAAGCAACATGCCCAGGGTGGCCTGGGAGCCGGAGCAGAGCTGGCCTTAGAACTCAGCCCCTGACAACTGGTAAAAGGGGAAAGGGGAGCAACCAACACTgatgcactctctctctctctggctctctccctctcctctctcatgTTTCCTCCATCACTCATCGCTCTAAGCCTCTCTCACTGGTTTGCACTTTAGACTTCATCTGATGTCAGCTGAACCTTCACCTCCCTTGGTTAGGAAAGAGCCTTGAGTCCAAATCTGTTTCTGAGCCTTCCACTCATCCTGAGtgtcttccttttcctccatctTGGAGAACTAGGCTCTTTTCTTACCCTAAACTCAGAGGCATCAGCCTGTCCTGAAGGAGATGGCTGGTTCCTGCCGGAATTGCTGAGCTGCAGACGCCGACCTCAGGTGGTGCAGAGGGGACATGGCAGAGTGGCTGGTGAAGAGAGCAGCCTGCCAGCCATTtaatcccagccctgccccttAGGAGCCGTGGGCCCCTGTTGGGGGGGTCACTGAACTCTCCAGCCTGTTTCCTTTACCATCCAATGGGAACTGTGCCCATACCTGGGTGCAGACAGGATTGAAAGTGAATTCACACAATGCTCTTGGCACAGAGCCAATAAGAGGTGGCCGCCAGGGTATAGGGGTTCTGAGGACCTGTAATGTCCTCACAGGTCAGCAGTTGCTAGTCACATTGGTCTCCACTGCTTATGGACAGTGAAGACCACCTGGATTCCCTGATAACCAGCAAGGCCCCCACCTAGAGCAGGGCAGTAATGACCTACTGGGCTGGATGTGCACACTGAAGGTGGTGTATGTCAGGTGCCTCGAAACTTGCaaacagtaggtgctcaagaaatgccACTGTAATTAGCAGGACTGGGATCGGGAGCCCTGTTCCTGCAGGAGGGCATTGAGCCTAAGAAGTAACATTTGTCTTTCCTCTGTCTACCATCCCCCTCACTCCTCTCCAGGGAACATGTGGGCGCAGACCTGGTCCAACATCTATGACTTGGTGGTGCCCTTCCCTTCAGCCCCCTCGATGGACCCCACGGAGGCCATGCTAAAGCAGGTCTGCACTGGCCCAGGGGCAGGGAGGCCCCGCCGGGACGGGAGGGGCCCTCTGATTCAGGAGTTTCCCCCAGTTTGGCCCTCCCCTGGGTCCCCCACAGCAGCACTCAGTCTGTCCCCAGAACCTCCAGTTTGGGCAGaactccctctgcttgcagggctGGACGCCCCGGAGGATGTTTAAGGAGGCTGATGATTTCTTCACCTCCCTGGGGCTGCTTCCCGTGCCTCCTGAGTTCTGGAACAAGTCGATGCTGGAGAAGCCAGCCGACGGGCGAGAGGTGGTCTGCCACGCCTCGGCCTGGGACTTCTACAACGGCAAGGACTTCCGGTACATCCAGCTAGATCTGAGGCCTCGTTCCTGAGCCCCACGGGCAAGGGAAATGAGCCAAGCAAAGGCTCCACTACTGTCCCCCAGCCGGAGCCAGCAGGGCAGGATGGGGACAGGGCCAGAATTTGGGACTGAGGGTCTAGAGAGGCATTGGCTTCTGGCAGGAAAACCCCATCCACCTGATGGGCTTCTGAAGCACACAACAGCTCTGTCAGCCTGGCCGCTGGGAAGTGCTCAAGGTCCCAGTCCTGGGTTTGAGCGCGGTGGGCTGCCCCGCCTCCCTCCTTCGGAGCTCCTCCCCTGCATGGAGCTGGCCTCTCCCTGGGGGCACGTGCTGTGACACAGGGAGGCACACGAGGATGTTGGGGGCTCTGCACAGATCTACTCTCACCCCTGACAGGCTCAGAAGCTGCCTTCCTTGGAGGATGGCGTTTTAGTTACCTATTGCTGTGCAACCAAGCACTCCAGAGCTTAGCCGTATGAAACAATCAGTTGATTATGCTTATGATTTTATGGGCCAGGAATTCAGGCAGTACACAGTGGAAATGGCCTTTCTCTACAAGGCCCCCTCTGTTGGGGGCAGCTCTCTTGGCCAGCATGGCTCCATGTGGGGCCATCCGTCCAGAGCCTCAGTTCTGGCTATCAGTTGAGGTCCTCGGTTTTTCCCACGTGGCAGATACTGGGGCACATGTTCCCAGTGGCCTCTTGGCTCACATGTTGGGTGCTTAGGGTGGGTGGACTTGAACAGCTGGAGGTGGGTCAGGCATCTCTCCAGGCTAGCTTGGGCGCCCTCCCAGCGTGGcatctgaggtgggcagatttaTTACCTGGCAGCCAGCATCCCCCACAGCGACCACTGACGCAGCCGGTTCTCAAGGCTAGGTTCAAAACTGGCCCAGAGTCACTTCTGCCATGTTTTATTGGCTTAGAGCAAGTCACAAGTTCACCCAGattcaggaaaagagaaaaaagtcccTCCCTCTTGGGAGAAGTGGCAAAGACAATCTGTCACAGCTGAAGTGTCTCTTACAAGGAGAGCAGACACGGGGAGCCTGAAACCAAACCCGATGGGGTTCCCTGGGCTGTGCAGGCCCTTCCAGACATGAGGACTGCAGCCGCAGGGCTGAGAGGAGACAGGATCTGGGGGATGAGAGCCCTTGTGGGGTCTTTTATGGGGAGTCATAGGAGAAGCTGGATAGACCCCAGCCTCGTTGTGGCCAGGATGCTGGGCAgctcttccttccccctccccagttGAGAATGACAGAAAAACAGGATTCACCTGAGCCGAAAGGCTTCCAGTTAGATCCAAGAGAGAATTTCTCGCAGTTTGAATTGGTTTGCAAAACAAGgaagggccgggtgcggtagctcacgcctgtaatctcagcactttgggaagctgaggcaggaagtctgcttgaactcaggagttcgagaccatcctgggcaacatagtgagacccgccCCCccatttcataaaaaataaataagtaaatgaggaCAAGGAAGGATTGATGAGAGACGGTGGAACCTTCTGGTTTGGGCAACTCTGCAGCTGCCATTCATCCTGGCCATAAGAATTCTTGGGGTGAATAAGTTTGTCGCTGTTGGGCCGCGTGAGGTGCAGAATTGCCCACTCTCACCCCTGACAGAAACAGTTGTTTCCTTCAGGGAGCCTCCGTCTTGGGAGACAAAGCATGTGTACATGGGAACCCACCGGCTACACATTCTAGAAAGTACCCAGTGTCCCAGTGCCTCTACAGCAAGCACTTCGTACAGTCAGAAAGCAACAGGTGGTGGGGGCTGGAGTCATTCAGGAAAATGAGAGGCAGAGGAATGGCCTGAACGACCTGACGGTAGGGGCTTCTGCCCccagattccctctttttcaggtCACTCAGTGgttcccctttccctccctcccacagtgctgtgtcCCCTGCATGCTGCAGTGCTGGGGTCTGCGCTGGGTGTAGCAAGGCCCGCTGTTACCTTATGCCCAGGGCTTCTCACTGTCCTCTCCCAACACCCTCTTCCCCCACTCCACTGTTTCTAGGATCAAGCAGTGCACTACCGTGAACTTGGAGGACCTGGTGGTGGCCCACCACGAAATGGGCCACATCCAGTATTTCATGCAGTACAAAGACTTGCCTGTGGCCTTGAGGGAGGGTGCCAACCCCGGCTTCCATGAGGCCATTGGGGACGTGCTAGCCCTCTCAGTGTCTACGCCCAAGCACCTGCACAGTCTGAACCTGCTGAGCAGTGAGGGTGGCAGCCACGGTGAGAGAGAAGCGGGAGGCTCTGGTGGGCTGAGGACCAAGAAGGGGTGGTGAGCTTGGGAGGTGGGAAAGGGGCACTTAGTGTCCCATGGGCAGAGGTGTGGGGCAGAGCAATGGGGAGGAAGGGAGCCATCCAGACCATCCCAGGAGGCAGGTCGCTGGGCCTGGAAAGATAcagcacccccacccctccaccatCACAGGCACACCAGGGCCAAGCTGCCAGGAGCCCGGGTCTGACAGCTGGGCTCCCTTCCCTTGCAGAGCACGATATCAACTTTCTGATGAAGATGGCGCTTGACAAGATCGCCTTTATCCCCTTCAGCTATCTTGTTGATCAGTGGCGCTGGAGGGTGTTTGACGGAAGCATCACCAAGGAGAACTATAACCAGGAGTGGTGGAGCCTCAGGTTCTGGAACACTCCCACAGGATGTGGGCTGGGGGATCTCTGCGGGTGTCTGGATGGGCCAGGGtaggggagtgtgtgtgtatgtgtgtatatgtgtgtgtgtatgattgtgTCTGTGCAtacgatgtgtgtgtgtgtgagtgatggGGAAAACGGGGTGATTGTGCACAGAGGCCCAGCACGCAGGAGAATGGGTTGCCCAGTGTAGCCCCAAGTGCAGGGACCCTCCTTCAAGTCAAAACTGCCACCCCCAGCCTGGTTCTCCCCAAACTCACCTTCCAACGTATATTCCCACTCGACAGGCTGAAGTACCAGGGCCTCTGCCCCCCGGTGCCCAGGACTCAAGGTGACTTTGACCCAGGGGCCAAGTTCCACATTCCTTCTAGCGTGCCTTACATCAGGTAACAGGGGAAAGGCAGGAGGGCACGTTGTGAGAGGCAGTACCCACAGCTTTGTGTTTAAACTGCGGCCGCTGCCCAGTCCACAAGCTCTGCCAGTCAGGGCAGACCTGGGGGAGCTGGCCGCACAGTGCAAGTGCCTGGACCCACTCACCCACTGCCAAGGCGGATGGTGGTTTTCTTGAACATTGTTTTGGTGAGAGTCTGTACCATCCAAACAGTTGAACACAGAAACGCAAACTAATAATTGGCTAATGGTTACCAGACCTTGGTTAAGTAGTTAACATTAACCATGACTCATGGCTGGATCATGAGCTcagcactgttttgttttgttgtgctaTTAAAACAAGATTGTGATTCTTTTACTATTATTGAACATTGTCTTTGATACAATTTGAATTGTACCTGGAAGCCCTTCTAGACACTACAATGCGGGGTTGGAGACCCGGTTAAGTTGGGAGTCAGGGTTAATGGGGCAAGTTACAGTCACAGGCTGGGGTCAGAGAGAACGGGGttcaaaccccatctccattactTTGTTTCCTTGAGAAAATTCCTCAATTTCTGTGAGCTtccgtttcctcacctgtgaaccCCATTTCACAGGATGTACGATGGCTAACTTCTTAGCATTCTGTCTCATACACAGCCTCCTCAGGTAGTGGTGGCCAGGACCCCACTATTAGTCACTCTCCAGTGGAATGTATCTGCACACTAGGTCTGCAGGTCACATGGCCACAGATGAGTGTGCCCAGTGCGGCTCCTCTCCTTTTGTGTGCCTCAGGAGAGCACTTGCTGAGGGCTAGCAAGGCTGTTTGTGATCTGGGGCTTCCCTGGGAAGCTGGGGGCTAGAGAGACCTCAGGCTGGAGTTCCAGGTCCCCCCAGGCTACAGGTAGCCCAGGCCACCCAGGAGTCAAGGTACAGAAGGCAGTGAAGGCCACCCCCAGAGGGCTGTGGCTACCCCTGGCCCTGGCCTCCTGTGGTCCCTGGAAGCCCAACGAGGGCAGAGCCCATGCCCACCTTGCCTCCTGGCACCTGGGATGATGCCAGCACATCATCAAGTGCTAATAACTTGATTGTGGGATGGATGAAGTCTGTCCCCAGATTCCATCCTCTGGGGATTCTGGAAGTCTGTCCCCAGAGTCCAGGTGCTCCAGGGATGCCAGGAAGATGGCATCCCTGGAGCACCTCAGACAGGCCTGACCTAGATGGTGTTCCAGAGATGACACTTAACGACAGGGCTCCCACCTGCCTGCAGGAGTGGTCCCTGGGGTTCCCAGCTGGCGCTGGCTCTCACCCGGGAGCCAGCTGGTATGATGGCTAGCTTCACAGCTTAATGCAGACAATTCTCCAAACAGGGGCGGGCAAAGGAGATTTGGCTGCTCTAGAAAAACATTCCGCGTTCTGGCCAGCAGCCTTCGCAAAGCACTTTAAGGAAAGACCAGGGAAGTCGGTGGTACATGGCTTGCACCCAGCATTCAAAGCAAAACGCCTGTGCCACTGGCTCAGGACATTTAAAACCTCTCCAGACTTTAAGCTGGGGAGAATCCTCCAGCCTTGACTGGCAGATTTCTACCAGCGAATTCCTGATGCTTTGGATAAGATCATGTAGGACTGGCTTCCCTGCCC
It includes:
- the LOC104675473 gene encoding angiotensin-converting enzyme isoform X2 is translated as MGQGWATAGLPNLLFLLLCYGHPLLVPSQQATRQVTVTHGTSSQATASSQTTTHQATARQTSAQSPNLVTDEAEASKFVEEYDRTSQVVWNEYAEANWNYNTNITTETSKILLQKNMQIANHTLKYGTQARRFDVNHFQNTTIKRIIKKVQDLERAALPAQELEEYNKILLDMETTYSVATVCRTNGSCLQLEPDLTNVMATSRKYEELLWAWEGWRDKAGRAIVQFYPKYVELINQAARLNGYVDAGDSWRSMYETPSLEQDLERLFQELQPLYLNLHAYVRRALHRHYGAQHVNLEGPIPAHLLGNMWAQTWSNIYDLVVPFPSAPSMDPTEAMLKQGWTPRRMFKEADDFFTSLGLLPVPPEFWNKSMLEKPADGREVVCHASAWDFYNGKDFRIKQCTTVNLEDLVVAHHEMGHIQYFMQYKDLPVALREGANPGFHEAIGDVLALSVSTPKHLHSLNLLSSEGGSHEHDINFLMKMALDKIAFIPFSYLVDQWRWRVFDGSITKENYNQEWWSLRLKYQGLCPPVPRTQGDFDPGAKFHIPSSVPYIRYFISFIIQFQFHEALCQAAGHTGPLHKCDIYQSKEAGQRLATAMKLGFSRPWPEAMQLITGQPNMSASAILSYFKPLLDWLRTENELHGEKLGWPQYNWTPNSARSEGPLPDSGRVSFLGLDLDAQQARVGQWLLLFLGIALLVATLGLSQRLFSIRHQSLRQHPQGPQFGSEVELRHS